One genomic segment of Microbacterium sp. ProA8 includes these proteins:
- a CDS encoding glycosyltransferase yields the protein MVRPSRVLSLYEGFFTGGARILHTDVIAGLHAGGHQEHSVLAIASRAQRESTVQRMQDDPRYLQLVGGGVRVSSLGKLAGGHPAAPESFTDRQLKIAAEAVHSADLILSLKEQPLGILLALQARGLMSDAPVAACLHRSDPLHSGPALGWLTQAAASGLLTATISCAEATDRAYARAGVTASRRYVIANGIDTRRFRPGTKTEQQATRRALGIPSGAPVVAYAARFDPMKDPGLFLRALAAHAAGHPGTHYVLCGAGMSWENPAFRALAAESGVVPTAQIHALGIRQDMPSIYQVADVIALTSAFGEASPLCLIEGAACGATPVTTDVGDAAAQIDRIGVITPADAGTIADTWQTVLQNRPEFRRRALAARPRLGRRRMLSQYRAVAFDLLRREEVAA from the coding sequence ATGGTCCGACCTTCCCGAGTGCTCTCGCTCTACGAGGGCTTCTTCACCGGTGGAGCGCGCATCCTGCACACCGACGTCATCGCCGGGCTCCATGCCGGCGGTCACCAGGAGCACAGTGTCCTGGCCATCGCGTCCCGCGCCCAGCGGGAGTCCACGGTGCAGCGCATGCAGGACGATCCCCGCTATCTGCAGCTGGTGGGCGGCGGCGTCCGCGTCAGTAGTCTCGGGAAGCTGGCCGGCGGGCATCCGGCCGCACCGGAGAGCTTCACGGACCGACAGCTCAAGATCGCCGCCGAGGCGGTGCACTCCGCCGATCTGATCCTGTCGCTCAAGGAGCAGCCGCTCGGCATCCTGCTCGCCCTGCAGGCGCGCGGACTGATGAGCGACGCACCGGTCGCCGCCTGCCTCCACCGCTCGGATCCGCTGCACTCCGGGCCCGCGCTCGGCTGGCTGACACAGGCGGCCGCATCGGGCCTCCTCACCGCGACGATCTCATGCGCGGAGGCGACCGACCGCGCCTACGCGCGCGCCGGCGTGACGGCGAGCCGACGCTACGTCATCGCGAACGGCATCGACACCCGCCGCTTCCGCCCCGGCACGAAGACCGAGCAGCAGGCGACGCGGCGGGCTCTCGGCATCCCGTCGGGGGCACCGGTCGTCGCGTACGCGGCGAGGTTCGACCCCATGAAGGACCCCGGCCTGTTCCTGCGCGCGCTGGCGGCCCACGCCGCGGGGCATCCCGGCACGCACTACGTCCTCTGCGGCGCCGGCATGTCGTGGGAGAACCCTGCCTTCCGGGCGCTCGCCGCGGAGTCGGGCGTCGTGCCCACGGCGCAGATCCATGCGCTCGGCATCCGTCAGGACATGCCCTCGATCTACCAGGTCGCCGATGTCATCGCTCTGACGAGCGCTTTCGGCGAGGCCTCGCCGCTCTGCCTGATCGAGGGCGCGGCATGCGGGGCGACGCCGGTGACCACGGATGTCGGCGACGCCGCCGCGCAGATCGACAGGATCGGAGTGATCACCCCCGCGGATGCGGGGACCATCGCGGACACCTGGCAGACGGTGCTGCAGAACCGGCCCGAGTTCCGCCGTCGGGCCCTCGCCGCCCGACCGCGCCTGGGACGGCGCCGGATGCTGAGCCAGTACCGCGCCGTCGCCTTCGACCTGCTCCGGCGCGAGGAGGTCGCGGCGTGA